GCCATGATCTCGGGCCGGTATTCGAAGTGCATCAGATCATATTCGTGCCATTTGCCGCCCCAGATGAAGCCCTCGGCCTCGAAGGCCCGGACGATCTCGCTGTCGTAGGACTGCTGCAGGGGATGCCGCTCCACCCTGGCCCAGCGCCAGTACGGCGCCCGCTGCGGGCTCAGGTCGATGGCGATACCGAAGGAATGCGGGCTCAGGCGCTGCTCCCCGGCGATGGGGCGCCACAAAAAGCCTCCGGCCGAGACCAGCCAGGGCCTGAGCTCCGGCCGCCGCCGCACGGTCTCGCGCAAACGGCCATCCACAGCGGCCAGCGCCCGCACGGCGGCCCCGCTCATCCGCACCTTGCGGCCCTGCAGGGAGGTCCCGCCCAGCCCCCGGCGGACCGCGGCCGCGTCCGCGCCGTACAGGGCCTTCAAAAAGGCATAGCTGCGCCAGCGACCGGGCGAATAGCCCAGCGGCGTGGCCGCCCGTTCCGGGTCCGGCAGATAGGGCAGGTGCATGCTGGCGCGCAGCGAGACATCCATGCGTGCGGGATCGAGACGCCGGGCCAGGCGCTGCTCCCTGTCCAGCAGGGTCGCATCCTCATAAGGATGGGCGGCCAGTTCCGCTGCCGAGGCATAGAGCACCCGCCGCTCCCCTTCCAGGCGCAGCCAGATGCCCTCGGGCCCGGATTCCACGGCCCTTATCTGCGGATAGGCCGAACGCAGGCAAAGCAGGTTGATGCGGTCCTCGGCGGACAGGCCGGACAGCGCCCCGCCCTTTTCACCGCCATCCGTCTCCGCCATACAGCACAGCGGCAGCAGCCACAGCCACAGCAGCAGCCCGCCCCAGCGGGAGGGATGCCGCCACACACGTCCTTTCATCGTCCATCTCCAGCGGGTCCCGGCCGCCTCTTGTCAAGGGGACGGCCTTTGCCCTACATAGCAGCCATGCAAGCATGGAAATTCTTCTTCATTACCTTTGGCTGTAAGGTGAACCAGTACGAAACGCAATCCCTGCGCGAGGCCTGGCAGGCCCGTGGCGGTGTGGAGTGCGACGACCCCGCCCAGGCGGATGTGGTCTGCGTCAACAGCTGCGCCATCACGGCCCGGGGCGAACGCGATGCCCGCAATGCCGTGTTCCGTCTGCGCCGTGCGGCCCCCGCCGCCCGCCTCATCCTGACCGGCTGTGCGGCCCGCCTGTTCGAGGACTTCCGCCGGCACGGCCACGAGGACTGCGTGCAGCCGGACCTCGTCCTGCCCCAGGGCGACAAGCGCCTGCTGCTGGCCGGGCCCTGGACGGAAGAAGCCCGGGCTCCGGCGGAAGAAACGCGGGCCCCCTCCTACCCGCCCTTTGCCATCAGCGGCTTCCGGCGCGCCCGCCCCGTGCTCAAGGTACAGGACGGCTGCCAGCACCGCTGCACCTACTGCATCGTGCCCCTCACTCGCGGCCGCTGCCTGAGCCGTCCGCCGGAAGACGTCATCGCCGAGGCCCGGCGCCTGCTGCTGGCCGGACATGCCGAGATCATGATCTCGGGCATCAATCTGCGCCAGTATGGCCGGGACCATGCCGCTTTCGGGGATTTCTGGAGCCTGCTCCGCCGCCTGGATGCCGCCCTGGCCCCGGAATTCGCCGGGCGCGGCCGCTTCCGCATCAGCTCCCTGGAGCCTTCGCAGCTTGATGACGAAGGGGTGGAGACCCTCATGTCCTGCCGCATGCTCTGCCCGCAGCTGCACATCTCGCTGCAGCATGCCAGCCAGCCCGTGCTGCGCCGCATGGGGCGCGGCCACTACACGGCGGCCATGCTCCAGCGCGCCGTGGAACGCCTGCGCGCCCACTGGCCCGTCATGGGCCTGGGGGCGGACATCATCGCGGGCTTCCCCGGCGAACGTGAGGAAGATGTGGCCTGCCTGCTGGATTTCGTGCGCGAGACGCCCTTCAGCTGTGCCCACGTCTTCCCCTATTCCCGCCGCCCCGGCACCGCCGCCGACCGTTTCGACGGGCACCTGCCCCAGCAGGTCAAGCAGGAGCGGGCCGCCCGTGTCCGCGCCGCCGTGGAGGAGCGCCGTCAGGCTTTCTGGCAGGCCCAGCTGGCCCTGCCGCGCATGCTGCTGGCCGCCGACAGCCCCGCCCCCGGCCAGGCCCCTGCCCGCCGTCGCAAGGCCGTCAAGGGCGTCAATGAATTCTATGTGCCCTGCATCCTGCCCGCCGGGGCCCATCCCGGTCGCGACCTGCTGGCCGTGCGTCCCCTTTCCGTCACGGACAAGGGCCTGCTGGTGGAACCGCTGGCGGACTAGGCCTCGTTGCCGGGGGGCTCCAGGGAGGGCCCTCGCCGCAGTGCCGCTGCCGATGCCGCAGGGAGCGGACGGACACGCTGACCGGCCCGCCCCCGCATGGCGGGTGGAGTGCAGTCTCGCGCCCCGGGCGCTCAACCGGCCAGCGCCAGATGCCAAAAGAGGGAGCCGTGCCGCAAGGCAGGGCTCCCTCTTTTCCCGTCAGGGGATATTTACCGGCTAGATGCTGATCTGGGCGCCCAGCAGCTTGACGAAGGCGGCGATCCAGGCCGGATGCGCGGGCCAGGCCGGAGCCGTGACCAGGTTGCCGTCCACCACCGCGTTGCTGGCCGTGGCGTTGAAGTCATGCCAGGTGGCGCCCGCGGCCACCACATCGGGCTTGACCGCCGCATAGCAGGTGCAGGTGCGGCCCTTGAGGATGCCCGCGCTCACCAGCAGCTGGGGGCCGTGGCAGATGGCGGCGATGGGTTTGCCGGCGGCGTCGAATTCACGCACGATCTCCAGCACGCGCTCGTTGAGGCGCAGGTATTCGGGCGCGCGCCCGCCGGGCACCACCAGACCGGCATAATCGGCCACATCGACCTTGTCGAAGTCATGGTTGATGGCGAAGTTGTGGCCGCGCTTCTCGCTGTAGGTCTGGTCGCCCTCGAAGTCATGGACGGCCGTGCGCACGAAGTCGCCGGCCTTTTTGCCCGGGCAGACGGCGTGGACTTCGTAGCCCAGCATCAGCAGCATCTGGAAAGGCACCATCACTTCGTAATCTTCCACATAATCGCCGGCCAGCAGCAGAATCTTTTTCATCGTGACACTCCTGTGCGGCAAGGCGTCCCGCCCCGACAAAGAAGCCGGGCCCGCTCTTGCCATCGTTCATATGCTGCTTATATAAGCAGCGGAACGTTACAGACAAGAGGCAGGCCGGAGCTTTTCCGTCCCGGCTGCCTGCCGATACACCTCACTGTCCCGCGGCCCCGGTCGCGGCCCCAAACATGGCAAGGAGTGCTCCATGCCCCTGTATGATTTTGTCTGCCCCGCCTGCGGGGCCCGGTTCGAGGAGCTGGCGTTCGGCGACGAAACGCCCGCCTGTCCCCAGTGCGGCCATGCCGAGACCCAGCGCCAGATGAGCGTGCCCAGCCCGCTCAAGACCGGCGCCTTCCCCTTCAAGCCCGGCCCGGTGCATCCGCTGGCCTCCAGGATGGGCAAGGGCCTTGCCGGTTGCGGTCAGGCCGGCGGCTGTGGCAGCGCCCCCGCCGCGCCCGGCTCCGGTTCCGCCTGCGGCGGCAACGGCAAGTTCTCCTGAGCCTAGGCTCCGCGTCTCCTGTCAGGAGGCGTCCATCGTTGGAACGCGCCTTCCGCGGCATGTATCCGGCCGCGCGGGCGCGTTCCTTGCATTATGGAGCTGCTTGGCCTATTCTTTCGGAATATTTTCACTTCAGGGGGATATTATGCTGCGCAGTATGACCGGCTTCGGCCGCTGCCTGGTAGAGAGCGAAGGCTTTACCCAGCAATGGGAAGTCAAAAGCGTCAACAGCCGCCATCTGGACCTCAAATGGCGCCTGCCCATGAGCGTGCGCAGCCTTGAGCCGCGCCTGGAAAAAGTGGTGCGCCGCTTCGCCTCCCGCGGCCGCGTGGACATCAGCCTGACCCTCCAGTACACCGGCGGCACCGGCCCGGCGCCGCGCTTCGACGCCATGCAGGCCGACGCCATGCTGGACAGCCTGAAAGAACTGGCCGCCCGCCGCGGCGAGACCTTCACCCCCGACTACAACGCCCTGCTCGCCCTGCCCGCTCTGTGGGGCGATGCCGGTGACGAAGTGGACGAGGGCCTGACCCTGGCCCTGGAAGAAGGTCTTTCCCTGGCCCTGGAGGACTGGAACGACGCCCGCGCCGCCGAGGGCCGCGCCCTGGCCCGCGACATGCATTCCCGCATCCTGCGCATGGAGGAATGGACCGGCCTCATCGCCGAGCGCGCGCCCGAGATCAAGGAAGAGCGCGCCGCCGTCATGCGCGAACGCCTCAACGAGGCGCTGGAAGCCGTCAACGGCCTGGACGAGAACCGCTTCCTGCAGGAGATCACCATCCTGGCCGACCGTCTGGACGTCACCGAGGAGCTGACCCGCCTGCATACCCACCTTGCCCGTCTGCACGAGCTGCTGGATGCCGGCAAGGATGCCGGCCGCCGCCTGGACTTCACGCTGCAGGAATGCTTCCGCGAGATCAACACCTGCGGCAACAAGATCCCCGACGTGCAGCTTTCGCGCATGGTGGTCGATTTCAAGAACGAACTGGAAAAGTGCCGCGAGCAGGTCCAGAACCTCGAATAGCCGGCGGTATGCCGTCACGGTCGTCCGACACTGAGCTCCGCGGGCCCCGCCTGCGGAAGGAGATTTTGACATCATGAACAGACTCGGCATCGCGCTGGTCATCAGCGCGCCCTCCGGGACAGGGAAGACCACGCTCATCAAGCGCCTGCGCAAGGAATTCCCCACCTTCGGCTATTCCGTCTCCTGCACCACCCGCGCCCCCCGCGACGGCGAAGTGGACGGCAGGGACTACCATTTCCTGAGCCGCGAGCGCTTCGTGGAGCTGCGCGACCAGGGCCATTTTGCCGAATGGGCCGAAGTGCACGGCAACTTCTACGGTACGCCCCTGCCCCCCGTGCGCGAGATGCTGGCCAAAGGCCAGGACATCCTGTTCGACATCGACGTGCAGGGTGCCGCCCAGCTGCGCAAGAACATGCCCGACGCCCGCTTCCTCTTCATCCTGCCGCCCTCCGTGGAAGAGCTGGAACGCCGTCTGCGCGGCCGCGGCCTGGACAGCGAGGAAGTCATCCTGCGCCGCCTGGCCAACGCCCGTGCCGAGATGCAGGAAGCGCCCCACTATGATGCCCTCATCGTCAATGACGACCTGGACACGGCTTACGACCACCTGCGCGCCGCCTACCTGGCCGCGACCCTGGCCCCCCGCTGCCGCCCCGGACTGGTGGAGGCCCTGAACAACGGACACCTCCTTTAAGGAAGAAGAACGATGGCTGCCCAACTCATTGTCGCTCTGGATCTGCCCCGCAAGGAAGACGCTCTCGTCCTGGCCCGCGAACTGCAAGGCGCCGTGCCCTGGTGCAAGGTGGGCATGGAACTGTTCACCCTGGCCGGCCCGGACATCATCCGCGAACTGCACGACCTCGGCTTCCATGTCTTCCTGGACATGAAATTCTACGACATCCCCCACACCGTGGCCCAGGCCGTCAAGGCCGCTGCCGCCGCCGGTGCGGAACTGCTGACCCTGCACTGCCAGGGCGGCGAGCGCATGTGCAGCGAGGCCCGTATTGCCGCCGACAGCTACGGCAGCAAGGCTCCCCGGCTTTTCGGCGTCACGGCCCTGACCAGCTTCGGCCCCGGCGAGATGCCCGGCATCAGCGCCGATCCCTCGGACTTTGCCCTGGAGCTGGCCGGCAAGGCCCGCGGCTGGGGCCTGGACGGCGTGGTCTGTTCCGGCCATGAGGCCGCCCGCATCAAGGCCTCCTGTCAGGGGCTGCGCTGCCTGTGCCCCGGCATCCGTCCCGCGGGCGCCGATACCGACGACCAGCAGCGCATCATGACGCCCGCCCGTGCCGTGCAGGCCGGCGCCGACTTCCTGGTGGTGGGACGTCCCATCCTCAAGGCCCCCTCGCCCGCCGGGGCCGCCCGTGCCATCCAGGCCGAGATGCAAGCCGCCGTCTAAAGGAGACAGCATGACAGCCAGCCCCCTTCCTGCCCTCTTCCGCACCCCAGTCACGTCCCGTCGCCGCGGCATGCGGCGTCGTACGTCCGTCGTGGAGGTGGCGGCATGAAGCGCTGGCTGTTCCGTGAGCCCCCCGCCGGTTCGCCGCCGCGCGGTCTGGCCCGTGAGCTCTCCATCTCGCCCCTGCTGCTGGACATCCTCTGGCGGCGCGGCCTGGACAGCCCCGAGGAGCTGGACGCCTATCTTTCCGCGCGTCTGCCCGATCTGGTGCCGCCGTCCCGCTGGCCCCAGTTCCCGCAGGCGGCCGAGGTCATCAGCAAAGCCCTGCTGGACGGCAAGAAGCTGGCCGTCTGGGGCGACTATGACGTGGACGGCATCACGTCCTCCACGCTGGTGCTGGACGTGCTGGAAGCCCACGGTCTGGAAACCCTGTGGCATGTGCCCGACCGCCGCAGCGAAGGCTACGGCCTGAACGTCCCGGCCATCGAGGCACTGGCCGCCCAGGGCTGCGGCATCCTGCTCACCGTGGACTGCGGCATCTCCGATGTGGCCGCCGTGGCCCGCGCCCGCGAGCTGGGCATGACCGTGGTCGTCTCCGACCATCACCTGCCGCCGCCGGAACTGCCCCCGGCCGACGCCATCTGCAACCCCCGCCTGGGCCCGGAAGACGACATGCCCTGCCCCCATCTGGCCGGTGTGGGCGTGGCCTTCTTCCTCATGGCCGCCGTCAACGCGGCCCTGGCCCCGCACACGGGCCGCCGCTTCAAGATGGACAGGGTGCTGGACCTGGTGGCCCTGGGCACG
This is a stretch of genomic DNA from Desulfovibrio piger. It encodes these proteins:
- the gmk gene encoding guanylate kinase, which encodes MNRLGIALVISAPSGTGKTTLIKRLRKEFPTFGYSVSCTTRAPRDGEVDGRDYHFLSRERFVELRDQGHFAEWAEVHGNFYGTPLPPVREMLAKGQDILFDIDVQGAAQLRKNMPDARFLFILPPSVEELERRLRGRGLDSEEVILRRLANARAEMQEAPHYDALIVNDDLDTAYDHLRAAYLAATLAPRCRPGLVEALNNGHLL
- the pyrF gene encoding orotidine-5'-phosphate decarboxylase, which codes for MAAQLIVALDLPRKEDALVLARELQGAVPWCKVGMELFTLAGPDIIRELHDLGFHVFLDMKFYDIPHTVAQAVKAAAAAGAELLTLHCQGGERMCSEARIAADSYGSKAPRLFGVTALTSFGPGEMPGISADPSDFALELAGKARGWGLDGVVCSGHEAARIKASCQGLRCLCPGIRPAGADTDDQQRIMTPARAVQAGADFLVVGRPILKAPSPAGAARAIQAEMQAAV
- a CDS encoding FmdB family zinc ribbon protein; translated protein: MPLYDFVCPACGARFEELAFGDETPACPQCGHAETQRQMSVPSPLKTGAFPFKPGPVHPLASRMGKGLAGCGQAGGCGSAPAAPGSGSACGGNGKFS
- a CDS encoding YicC/YloC family endoribonuclease — translated: MLRSMTGFGRCLVESEGFTQQWEVKSVNSRHLDLKWRLPMSVRSLEPRLEKVVRRFASRGRVDISLTLQYTGGTGPAPRFDAMQADAMLDSLKELAARRGETFTPDYNALLALPALWGDAGDEVDEGLTLALEEGLSLALEDWNDARAAEGRALARDMHSRILRMEEWTGLIAERAPEIKEERAAVMRERLNEALEAVNGLDENRFLQEITILADRLDVTEELTRLHTHLARLHELLDAGKDAGRRLDFTLQECFREINTCGNKIPDVQLSRMVVDFKNELEKCREQVQNLE
- a CDS encoding M15 family metallopeptidase yields the protein MKGRVWRHPSRWGGLLLWLWLLPLCCMAETDGGEKGGALSGLSAEDRINLLCLRSAYPQIRAVESGPEGIWLRLEGERRVLYASAAELAAHPYEDATLLDREQRLARRLDPARMDVSLRASMHLPYLPDPERAATPLGYSPGRWRSYAFLKALYGADAAAVRRGLGGTSLQGRKVRMSGAAVRALAAVDGRLRETVRRRPELRPWLVSAGGFLWRPIAGEQRLSPHSFGIAIDLSPQRAPYWRWARVERHPLQQSYDSEIVRAFEAEGFIWGGKWHEYDLMHFEYRPEIMAKARLLHQLETAGGSALEGAPGGPGRDGGKAASLQDPPALSRTEGNNS
- a CDS encoding MiaB/RimO family radical SAM methylthiotransferase, translating into MQAWKFFFITFGCKVNQYETQSLREAWQARGGVECDDPAQADVVCVNSCAITARGERDARNAVFRLRRAAPAARLILTGCAARLFEDFRRHGHEDCVQPDLVLPQGDKRLLLAGPWTEEARAPAEETRAPSYPPFAISGFRRARPVLKVQDGCQHRCTYCIVPLTRGRCLSRPPEDVIAEARRLLLAGHAEIMISGINLRQYGRDHAAFGDFWSLLRRLDAALAPEFAGRGRFRISSLEPSQLDDEGVETLMSCRMLCPQLHISLQHASQPVLRRMGRGHYTAAMLQRAVERLRAHWPVMGLGADIIAGFPGEREEDVACLLDFVRETPFSCAHVFPYSRRPGTAADRFDGHLPQQVKQERAARVRAAVEERRQAFWQAQLALPRMLLAADSPAPGQAPARRRKAVKGVNEFYVPCILPAGAHPGRDLLAVRPLSVTDKGLLVEPLAD
- a CDS encoding DJ-1/PfpI family protein, which encodes MKKILLLAGDYVEDYEVMVPFQMLLMLGYEVHAVCPGKKAGDFVRTAVHDFEGDQTYSEKRGHNFAINHDFDKVDVADYAGLVVPGGRAPEYLRLNERVLEIVREFDAAGKPIAAICHGPQLLVSAGILKGRTCTCYAAVKPDVVAAGATWHDFNATASNAVVDGNLVTAPAWPAHPAWIAAFVKLLGAQISI